The following coding sequences are from one Pseudomonas oryzae window:
- a CDS encoding APC family permease gives MNKSTASASDTLLPDAAGSPAVKRGLGFATMIAICIGVVVVQGSMVSALQGIGFGGAGFLAAAVVAFLLAQCNALSFAELSLMFPRAGGTLGSYTEAALGPFPAIVAVYAGYVVVAMFGLSAELLLVDAVIAQLFPGMLPEMVVPLGILAVLTLLNILGTDVFARLQNVFTFAMVAALLLVGLTAVTGSANPAPAELAGAVQWSWDGILDGSFLGLVALAMWLLVGVEFICPLIQEVRNPERNVPRAMMLSLCLIFAIFLLFCWGASRYLTLDTLTTSPLPYLDYVDAVFGKAGLIVATVMAVTATCSTVNTVLASVPRMLHGMAVNGQSFPQLKRLHPRFATPWVAILFMAGIIALPFLLLGIDSIIPLLIAASTSWLLAYIIAHLDVIVLRHRQPGLARPFRTPFYPLPQLLGILGMGYVALNNSPSPEMTQTVYSLAGVVLLIVGVIAALWVKLVMKRGLFQPELPRG, from the coding sequence ATGAACAAGAGCACCGCGAGTGCCTCCGACACTCTTCTCCCCGACGCCGCCGGCAGCCCGGCGGTGAAGCGCGGCCTCGGCTTCGCCACCATGATCGCCATCTGCATCGGCGTGGTGGTGGTGCAGGGCAGCATGGTCAGCGCCCTGCAGGGCATCGGCTTCGGCGGCGCGGGCTTTCTCGCCGCCGCCGTGGTCGCCTTCCTCCTCGCCCAGTGCAACGCGCTGAGCTTCGCCGAGCTGTCGCTGATGTTCCCGCGCGCCGGCGGCACCCTCGGCAGCTACACCGAGGCGGCGCTCGGCCCGTTCCCGGCGATAGTCGCGGTGTACGCCGGCTACGTGGTGGTGGCGATGTTCGGCCTGTCGGCCGAGCTGCTGCTGGTCGATGCGGTGATCGCCCAGCTGTTCCCCGGCATGCTGCCGGAAATGGTCGTGCCGCTGGGCATCCTCGCCGTGCTGACCCTGCTCAACATCCTCGGCACCGACGTGTTCGCCCGCCTGCAGAACGTCTTCACCTTCGCCATGGTCGCCGCCCTGCTGCTGGTCGGCCTGACCGCGGTCACCGGCAGCGCCAACCCGGCGCCGGCCGAGCTGGCCGGCGCGGTGCAGTGGAGCTGGGACGGGATCCTCGACGGCAGCTTCCTCGGCCTGGTGGCGCTGGCCATGTGGCTGCTGGTCGGCGTCGAGTTCATCTGCCCGCTGATCCAGGAGGTGCGCAATCCCGAGCGCAACGTGCCGCGGGCGATGATGCTGTCGCTGTGCCTGATCTTCGCCATCTTCCTGCTGTTCTGCTGGGGCGCCAGCCGCTACCTGACGCTGGACACCCTGACCACCTCGCCGCTGCCCTACCTCGACTACGTCGACGCGGTATTCGGCAAGGCCGGGCTGATCGTCGCCACGGTGATGGCGGTGACCGCCACCTGCAGCACGGTCAACACCGTGCTCGCCTCGGTGCCGCGCATGCTGCACGGCATGGCGGTCAACGGCCAGTCGTTCCCGCAGCTCAAGCGCCTGCACCCGCGCTTCGCCACGCCGTGGGTGGCGATCCTGTTCATGGCCGGCATCATCGCCCTGCCCTTCCTGCTGCTGGGCATCGACTCGATCATCCCGCTGCTGATCGCCGCCTCGACCAGCTGGCTGCTGGCCTACATCATCGCCCACCTCGACGTGATCGTCCTGCGCCATCGCCAGCCCGGCCTGGCGCGGCCGTTCCGCACGCCGTTCTACCCGCTGCCGCAGCTGCTCGGCATCCTCGGCATGGGCTACGTGGCGCTGAACAACTCGCCGTCGCCGGAGATGACCCAGACCGTCTACAGCCTGGCCGGCGTGGTGCTGCTGATCGTCGGCGTGATCGCCGCGCTGTGGGTCAAGCTGGTGATGAAGCGCGGCCTGTTCCAGCCGGAGCTGCCCAGGGGCTGA
- the feaR gene encoding transcriptional regulator FeaR — translation MNGFHSAPQTFDHWLKDLHRVCGHFEATPPQASERFVGEIALHDHGGLELAHIRTNAGRIARQQCRSDRGDDRHCFLVVNRSGHSEVRQDSHSIQLAPGDMALFDSTRASEIISGDLIDHVSFHLSRETLCRHFAPNQRLFGKLDLGSTSGRLLASLAGQILAGDSGQTAANEGSALQEALIALLLPTLRGSETARSELGETPHAALLRDQAQRLIGQLLQEAHLSPQYLAERLHISIRQLYRLFEEQGDSVCRYIQRQRLQRSADDLGNPQLRHESITQIAFKWGFADSAHFSRAFKKQFELSPKDYRLQRQTAH, via the coding sequence GTGAACGGCTTCCACAGTGCGCCCCAGACGTTCGACCACTGGCTGAAGGACCTGCACCGCGTGTGCGGCCACTTCGAGGCAACGCCGCCACAGGCGAGCGAACGCTTCGTCGGCGAGATCGCCCTGCACGACCATGGCGGCCTGGAGCTGGCGCACATCCGCACCAACGCGGGGCGCATCGCCCGCCAGCAGTGCCGCAGCGACCGCGGCGACGACCGCCACTGCTTCCTGGTGGTCAACCGCAGCGGCCACTCCGAGGTCCGCCAGGACAGCCACAGCATCCAGCTGGCGCCCGGCGACATGGCGCTGTTCGACTCCACGCGCGCCAGCGAGATCATCAGCGGCGACCTGATCGACCACGTGTCCTTCCACCTGTCGCGCGAGACCCTGTGCCGCCACTTCGCGCCCAACCAGCGGCTGTTCGGCAAGCTCGATCTGGGCAGCACCAGCGGCCGCCTGCTGGCCAGCCTGGCCGGGCAGATCCTCGCCGGCGACAGCGGGCAGACCGCCGCCAACGAGGGCAGCGCCCTGCAGGAAGCGCTGATCGCCCTGCTGCTGCCGACCCTGCGCGGCAGCGAGACGGCGCGCAGCGAACTGGGCGAGACGCCGCACGCCGCGCTGCTGCGCGACCAGGCGCAGCGGCTGATCGGCCAGCTGCTGCAGGAGGCGCACCTGAGCCCGCAGTACCTGGCCGAGCGCCTGCACATCTCCATCCGCCAGCTGTACCGGCTGTTCGAGGAACAGGGCGACAGCGTCTGCCGCTACATCCAGCGCCAGCGCCTGCAGCGAAGCGCCGACGACCTCGGCAACCCGCAACTGCGCCACGAGTCGATCACCCAGATCGCCTTCAAGTGGGGCTTCGCCGACTCGGCGCACTTCAGCCGCGCGTTCAAGAAGCAGTTCGAGCTGTCGCCCAAGGACTACCGGCTGCAGCGCCAGACCGCGCACTGA
- a CDS encoding aspartate aminotransferase family protein yields MRDDELASLRLMPSVARPEQVFVRGQGSWLWDSEGRAYLDFTQGWAVNSLGHSPRVVVEALQRQAERLLNPGAAYYHPGLLKLAGRLCEATGSDQAYFLNSGAEACEGAIKLARKWGQRHRDGAFTIVTARHSFHGRTLGAMSASGKPAFQQLFEPKLPGFEKVAYNDLEALAQAIDAHTVAVLLEPVQGEAGVIPAALDYLQGAERLCRARGVLLILDEVQTGMGRCGALLAEELYGVRADIVTLGKGLGGGVPLAAVLARGNACCQEPGEQGGTYHGNALMLAAGLAVLQTVLEPGFLEQVRELGEHLSTGLAQLARRHGHGPLRGHGLLWGLPLQRLAAPAVARAALDEGLLVNAPQPHILRFSPALTVSHANIDEMLRRLERALLRVSLARQREELASA; encoded by the coding sequence ATGCGTGACGACGAACTGGCCAGCCTGCGCCTGATGCCCAGCGTCGCGCGTCCCGAACAGGTGTTCGTGCGCGGCCAGGGTTCCTGGCTGTGGGACAGCGAGGGCCGTGCCTACCTCGACTTCACCCAGGGCTGGGCGGTCAACAGCCTCGGCCACAGCCCGCGGGTGGTGGTCGAGGCCCTGCAGCGCCAGGCCGAGCGCCTGCTCAACCCCGGCGCGGCCTACTACCACCCGGGCCTGCTCAAGCTGGCCGGGCGCCTGTGCGAGGCCACCGGCAGCGACCAGGCCTACTTCCTCAACAGCGGCGCCGAAGCCTGCGAGGGGGCGATCAAGCTGGCGCGCAAGTGGGGCCAGCGCCACCGCGACGGCGCCTTCACCATCGTCACCGCGCGGCACAGCTTCCACGGCCGCACCCTGGGCGCCATGTCCGCCTCCGGCAAGCCGGCCTTCCAGCAGCTGTTCGAACCCAAGCTGCCGGGCTTCGAGAAGGTGGCGTACAACGATCTCGAGGCGCTGGCCCAGGCGATCGACGCGCACACCGTGGCGGTGCTGCTCGAGCCGGTGCAGGGCGAGGCCGGCGTGATCCCGGCGGCCCTCGACTACCTGCAGGGCGCCGAGCGCCTGTGCCGTGCGCGCGGCGTGCTGCTGATCCTCGACGAGGTGCAGACCGGCATGGGCCGCTGCGGCGCGCTGCTCGCCGAGGAGCTGTACGGCGTGCGCGCCGACATCGTCACCCTCGGCAAGGGCCTCGGCGGCGGCGTGCCGCTGGCCGCCGTGCTGGCGCGCGGCAACGCCTGCTGCCAGGAACCGGGCGAGCAGGGCGGCACCTACCACGGCAACGCGCTGATGCTGGCCGCCGGCCTGGCGGTGCTGCAGACGGTGCTGGAGCCGGGCTTCCTCGAGCAGGTGCGTGAACTCGGCGAGCACCTCAGCACGGGACTGGCGCAGCTGGCGCGGCGTCACGGCCACGGCCCGCTGCGTGGCCACGGCCTGCTCTGGGGCTTGCCGCTGCAGCGCCTGGCGGCGCCGGCGGTGGCGCGCGCGGCGCTGGACGAGGGGCTGCTGGTCAACGCGCCGCAGCCACACATCCTGCGCTTCTCGCCGGCGCTGACGGTCAGCCACGCCAACATCGACGAGATGCTGCGCCGCCTGGAGCGTGCGCTGCTGCGCGTCAGCCTGGCCCGCCAGCGCGAGGAACTGGCCAGCGCCTGA
- a CDS encoding MOSC domain-containing protein has translation MPSMPIREVFIGKVEQLCGAPSSGGEVVRIAGELWLGSDGLPGDSLARQRHPGDADCALLHYPAEHYRHWRKRFPLRKWRPAACGENLSTFGLVEADVCVGDLVRWGEALLEVSQPCLPDYRLARRWNLAELPALLQDSGRCGWHYRVLRPGPVDTRAPLRLVQRHYPELSVAQLLAWFVHAPLERAALRRMLACEALAVGWRRIAAQRLDSGEREDWQMRLYGRAAPIPQASEEAGHA, from the coding sequence ATGCCCAGCATGCCGATCCGCGAAGTTTTCATAGGCAAAGTCGAACAATTGTGCGGCGCGCCGTCCAGCGGCGGCGAGGTGGTGCGCATCGCCGGCGAACTCTGGCTGGGCAGCGACGGCCTGCCCGGCGACAGCCTGGCCCGCCAGCGCCATCCGGGCGACGCCGACTGCGCCCTGCTGCATTACCCGGCCGAACACTACCGCCACTGGCGCAAGCGTTTCCCGCTGCGCAAGTGGCGCCCGGCCGCCTGCGGCGAGAATCTCTCCACCTTCGGCCTGGTCGAGGCCGACGTCTGCGTCGGCGACCTGGTGCGCTGGGGCGAGGCGCTGCTCGAGGTCAGCCAGCCCTGCCTGCCCGACTACCGCCTGGCGCGGCGCTGGAACCTCGCCGAGCTGCCGGCGCTGCTGCAGGACAGCGGCCGCTGCGGCTGGCACTACCGCGTACTGCGCCCCGGCCCGGTCGACACCCGGGCGCCGCTGCGGCTGGTGCAGCGCCACTATCCCGAGCTGAGCGTGGCGCAGTTGCTCGCCTGGTTCGTGCATGCCCCGCTGGAGCGCGCTGCGCTGCGCCGGATGCTCGCCTGCGAGGCGCTGGCGGTGGGCTGGCGGCGCATCGCCGCGCAGCGCCTGGACAGCGGCGAGCGCGAGGACTGGCAGATGCGCCTGTACGGCCGCGCGGCGCCGATCCCGCAGGCCAGCGAGGAGGCCGGCCATGCGTGA
- a CDS encoding LysR family transcriptional regulator, with translation MDFRQLRYFVALYEEGHVGRAAERLSISQPALSQQIRQLEGELEVALFQRSGKRLLPAPAAHTLYHHAVPLLDGLARSREAMRAFRGQAPRSLAIGVLQTVNASLVPLLLERLRALQPQLVVQIYELSGIDIERRLLTGSLDVGIGFLPPRQPGLHSLLLYEDELQLVIPADHPLREFRKVSLAQAAELPMLLLGEEFRIRQIWQEQLAAIGRRPRVQAELNQMNGILDSLPHSQLASVLPGRARQVQGHEQLLWKPLSEPRVPLQVGLVYRDAQRQQATLELLRSVLEGGG, from the coding sequence ATGGATTTTCGCCAGCTTCGCTATTTCGTCGCGCTCTACGAGGAAGGCCACGTCGGCCGCGCCGCCGAGCGCCTGAGCATTTCCCAGCCGGCGCTGTCGCAGCAGATCCGCCAACTGGAGGGCGAGCTGGAAGTGGCGCTGTTCCAGCGCAGCGGCAAGCGCCTGCTGCCGGCGCCGGCGGCGCACACCCTCTACCACCACGCCGTGCCGCTGCTCGACGGCCTGGCGCGCAGCCGCGAGGCGATGCGCGCGTTCCGCGGCCAGGCGCCGCGCAGCCTGGCCATCGGCGTGCTGCAGACGGTCAACGCCAGCCTGGTGCCGCTGCTGCTCGAGCGCCTGCGCGCGCTGCAGCCGCAGCTGGTGGTGCAGATCTACGAACTGTCGGGGATCGACATCGAGCGGCGCCTGCTCACCGGCAGCCTGGACGTCGGCATCGGCTTCCTGCCGCCGCGCCAGCCCGGCCTGCACAGCCTGCTGCTCTACGAGGACGAGCTGCAGCTGGTGATCCCCGCCGACCACCCGCTGCGCGAGTTCAGGAAGGTGTCGCTGGCGCAGGCCGCCGAACTGCCGATGCTGCTGCTCGGCGAGGAGTTCCGCATCCGCCAGATCTGGCAGGAGCAGCTGGCCGCCATCGGCCGTCGGCCGCGGGTGCAGGCCGAACTCAACCAGATGAACGGCATCCTCGACAGCCTGCCGCACAGCCAGCTGGCCTCGGTGCTGCCCGGCCGCGCCCGCCAGGTGCAGGGCCACGAGCAGTTGCTGTGGAAGCCGCTCAGCGAGCCGCGCGTGCCGTTGCAGGTGGGGCTGGTGTATCGCGACGCGCAGCGCCAGCAGGCGACCCTGGAACTGCTGCGCTCGGTGCTGGAGGGCGGGGGATGA
- a CDS encoding acyl-CoA dehydrogenase C-terminal domain-containing protein — translation MADYQAPLRDMRFVLEEVLDAPAQWARMPALAGVADSETLAAVLEEAGKLTAASIAPLNRSGDEEGCHWQDGAVRTPAGFPAAWRAWAEGGWLGICGDPQHGGLGMPKALGAQVEEMLNSANLAFALYPMLTAGACLELSAHADEALKARYLPRLYSGEWAGVMCLTEPHAGTDLGLIRSRAEPQADGSYRLSGSKIFITGGEQDLTANIVHLVLARLPDAPAGSRGISLFLVPKLLVNADGSLGARNAVSCGSIEHKMGIRGASTCVMNYDGATAWLIGEPHKGLAAMFTMMNYERLAVGIQGLAAGERSYQNALAYARERLQSRAPHGVQAPQQPADPIIEHPDVRRMLLTMKALTEGGRAFSSYVALQLDAAKYAADAAERERAEALVALLTPVAKAFLTDLGLEVCVLGQQVYGGHGYIREWGQEQLVRDVRITQIYEGTNGIQALDLAGRKLVGSDGALYRPFSAEVRAFIAAAGPELAEFSVPLAQALDRLDEVSEWLIARGGEDAREIGAAAVEYLHLFGYTAFAWLWARMAAAALGQGDDFHVAKLATARFYFARLLPRSQALAVAVRAGSASLYELQPFQF, via the coding sequence ATGGCCGACTACCAGGCTCCCCTGCGCGACATGCGCTTCGTCCTCGAGGAGGTCCTCGACGCCCCTGCCCAGTGGGCGCGGATGCCGGCGCTGGCCGGCGTGGCGGATAGTGAAACCCTGGCGGCCGTGCTGGAGGAGGCCGGCAAGCTGACCGCCGCCAGCATCGCCCCGCTCAACCGCAGCGGCGACGAGGAGGGCTGCCACTGGCAGGACGGCGCGGTGCGCACCCCGGCCGGCTTCCCGGCGGCCTGGCGGGCCTGGGCCGAAGGCGGCTGGCTGGGCATCTGCGGCGATCCGCAGCATGGCGGCCTGGGCATGCCCAAGGCGCTCGGCGCGCAGGTCGAGGAGATGCTCAACTCGGCCAACCTGGCCTTCGCCCTCTACCCGATGCTCACCGCCGGCGCCTGCCTGGAGCTGAGCGCGCATGCCGACGAGGCGCTCAAGGCGCGGTATCTGCCCAGGCTGTACAGCGGCGAGTGGGCCGGGGTGATGTGCCTGACCGAGCCGCACGCCGGCACCGACCTCGGCCTGATCCGCAGCCGCGCCGAGCCGCAGGCCGATGGCAGCTACCGGCTCAGCGGCAGCAAGATCTTCATCACCGGCGGCGAGCAGGATCTCACCGCCAACATCGTCCACCTGGTGCTGGCCCGCCTGCCCGACGCGCCGGCCGGCTCGCGCGGCATCTCGCTGTTCCTGGTGCCCAAGCTGCTGGTGAATGCCGACGGCAGCCTCGGCGCGCGCAACGCCGTCAGCTGCGGCTCGATCGAGCACAAGATGGGCATCCGCGGCGCCAGCACCTGCGTGATGAACTACGACGGCGCGACGGCCTGGCTGATCGGCGAGCCGCACAAGGGCCTCGCCGCCATGTTCACCATGATGAACTACGAGCGCCTGGCGGTCGGCATCCAGGGCCTGGCGGCCGGCGAGCGTTCGTACCAGAACGCGCTGGCCTACGCCCGCGAGCGCCTGCAGAGCCGTGCCCCGCACGGCGTGCAGGCGCCGCAGCAGCCGGCCGACCCGATCATCGAGCACCCCGACGTGCGGCGCATGCTGCTGACCATGAAGGCGCTCACCGAGGGCGGGCGGGCCTTCTCCAGCTACGTGGCGCTGCAGCTGGATGCGGCGAAATACGCCGCCGATGCCGCCGAGCGCGAACGCGCCGAGGCCCTGGTGGCGCTGCTCACCCCGGTGGCCAAGGCCTTCCTCACCGACCTCGGCCTCGAGGTCTGCGTGCTCGGCCAGCAGGTGTACGGCGGCCACGGCTACATCCGCGAGTGGGGCCAGGAGCAGCTGGTGCGCGACGTGCGCATCACCCAGATCTACGAAGGCACCAACGGCATCCAGGCCCTCGACCTGGCCGGGCGCAAGCTGGTCGGCAGCGACGGCGCGCTGTACCGGCCGTTCAGCGCCGAGGTGCGCGCCTTCATCGCCGCGGCCGGCCCCGAACTGGCCGAGTTCAGCGTGCCGCTGGCGCAGGCGCTGGACCGCCTCGACGAGGTCAGCGAGTGGCTGATCGCCCGGGGCGGCGAGGATGCCCGCGAGATCGGCGCCGCGGCGGTGGAGTACCTGCACCTGTTCGGCTACACCGCCTTCGCCTGGCTGTGGGCGCGCATGGCCGCGGCGGCGCTGGGGCAGGGCGACGATTTCCACGTCGCCAAGCTGGCCACCGCGCGCTTCTACTTCGCCCGTCTGCTGCCGCGCAGCCAGGCGCTGGCCGTGGCGGTGCGCGCCGGCAGTGCGTCACTCTACGAACTGCAGCCGTTTCAGTTCTGA
- a CDS encoding acyl-CoA dehydrogenase C-terminal domain-containing protein, protein MPEYHAPLRDLRFVRDELLGYPQHYQSLPACQDATPDVVDAILEQTAQFCEEVLAPLNRVGDLEGCTWTAEGVKTPSGFKEAYRQYVELGMPSLAHEPEHGGQGLPESLGLVVSELVGEANWAWGMYPGLAHGAMNTLSAHGSTEQQATYLPRLVSGEWTGTMCLTEPQCGSDLGLLRTRAEPQADGSYRISGTKIFISAGEHDLAENIVHIVLARLPDAPEGTKGISLFIVPKFLPAADGGLGQRNALSCGSLEHKMGIHGNATCVMNFDGATGYLIGPANEGLKCMFTFMNTARIGTALQGLAHAEVAFQGALKYARERLQMRALSGAKAPDKPADPIIVHPDVRRMLLTIKAFAEGNRALIYYAAKLVDVVRYSSDEAAKQEADTLLAFLTPIAKAFATETGFESASLGMQVFGGHGYIAEWGMEQNARDSRIALLYEGTTGIQALDLLGRKVLLTQGETLKAFTRVVHRFCKAHEGDAQLAEFVAPLAQLNKEWGELTLRIGMQAMQDREEVGAAAVDYLMYSGYACLAYFWADMARVAQEKLAAGSGEAAFYRAKLHTARFYYQRILPRTRSHVACIQAGAASLMAMAEEEFELGH, encoded by the coding sequence ATGCCCGAGTACCATGCCCCCCTGCGCGACCTGCGTTTCGTCCGCGACGAGCTGCTCGGCTACCCGCAGCACTACCAGAGCCTGCCCGCCTGCCAGGACGCCACCCCCGACGTGGTCGACGCCATCCTCGAGCAGACCGCGCAGTTCTGCGAGGAGGTGCTGGCGCCGCTCAACCGGGTCGGCGACCTCGAGGGCTGCACCTGGACGGCCGAGGGGGTGAAGACCCCGAGCGGTTTCAAGGAGGCCTACCGCCAGTACGTCGAGCTGGGCATGCCGAGCCTGGCCCACGAGCCGGAGCACGGCGGCCAGGGCCTGCCGGAGTCGCTGGGGCTGGTGGTCAGCGAGCTGGTCGGCGAGGCCAACTGGGCCTGGGGCATGTATCCGGGGCTGGCCCACGGCGCGATGAACACCCTGTCGGCGCACGGCAGCACCGAGCAGCAGGCCACCTACCTGCCCAGGCTGGTGTCCGGCGAGTGGACCGGCACCATGTGCCTGACCGAGCCGCAGTGCGGCTCCGACCTCGGCCTGCTGCGCACCCGCGCCGAGCCGCAGGCCGACGGCAGCTACCGGATCAGCGGCACCAAGATCTTCATCTCCGCCGGCGAGCACGATCTGGCGGAGAACATCGTGCACATCGTCCTCGCCCGCCTGCCCGACGCCCCCGAAGGCACCAAGGGCATCTCGCTGTTCATCGTGCCCAAGTTCCTGCCCGCGGCGGACGGCGGCCTCGGTCAGCGCAACGCACTGTCCTGCGGCTCGCTGGAACACAAGATGGGCATCCACGGCAACGCCACCTGCGTGATGAACTTCGACGGCGCCACCGGCTACCTGATCGGCCCGGCCAACGAAGGCCTCAAGTGCATGTTCACCTTCATGAACACCGCGCGCATCGGCACTGCGCTGCAGGGCCTGGCGCACGCCGAGGTGGCCTTCCAGGGCGCGCTGAAGTACGCCCGCGAGCGCCTGCAGATGCGCGCACTGAGCGGAGCCAAGGCGCCGGACAAGCCGGCCGATCCGATCATCGTCCACCCCGACGTGCGGCGCATGCTGCTGACCATCAAGGCCTTCGCCGAGGGCAACCGCGCGCTGATCTACTACGCCGCCAAGCTGGTCGACGTGGTGCGCTACAGCAGCGACGAGGCGGCGAAGCAGGAGGCCGACACCCTGCTGGCCTTCCTCACCCCGATCGCCAAGGCCTTCGCCACCGAGACCGGCTTCGAGAGCGCCAGCCTGGGCATGCAGGTGTTCGGCGGCCACGGCTACATCGCCGAGTGGGGCATGGAGCAGAACGCCCGCGACAGCCGCATCGCGCTGCTGTACGAGGGCACCACCGGCATCCAGGCGCTCGACCTGCTCGGGCGCAAGGTGCTGCTGACCCAGGGCGAGACGCTCAAGGCCTTCACCAGGGTGGTACACAGGTTCTGCAAGGCCCACGAGGGCGATGCGCAGCTGGCCGAGTTCGTCGCGCCGCTGGCGCAGCTGAACAAGGAGTGGGGCGAACTGACCCTGCGGATCGGCATGCAGGCCATGCAGGACCGCGAGGAGGTCGGCGCCGCGGCGGTGGACTACCTGATGTACTCCGGCTACGCCTGCCTGGCGTACTTCTGGGCCGACATGGCGCGCGTGGCCCAGGAAAAGCTGGCCGCCGGCAGCGGCGAGGCAGCCTTCTACCGCGCCAAGCTGCACACCGCGCGCTTCTACTACCAGCGCATCCTGCCGCGCACCCGCAGCCACGTCGCCTGCATCCAGGCCGGCGCCGCCAGCCTGATGGCGATGGCCGAGGAGGAGTTCGAGCTCGGCCATTGA
- the bioD gene encoding dethiobiotin synthase, with product MSAAFFIAGTDTEIGKTTVAAGLLHAARQRGLSTAAAKPVASDCQRTPDGLRNGDALALLGECSLALDYAEVNPFAFEPAIAPHLAAREVGVELNVAALLPHVRRVLAHGADFSLIEGAGGWRVPLAGGESLADLAVALQLPVILVVGVRLGCINHALLSAEAIEHDGLTLAGWVANVVDPATSRLEENLATLAERLPAPCLGRVPRLAAATPATVAAHLDLAPLLG from the coding sequence ATGAGCGCCGCCTTCTTCATCGCCGGCACCGACACCGAGATCGGCAAGACCACCGTGGCCGCCGGCCTGCTGCACGCCGCGCGCCAGCGCGGGCTGTCCACCGCGGCGGCCAAGCCGGTGGCTTCCGACTGCCAGCGCACCCCGGACGGATTGCGCAACGGCGATGCGCTGGCGCTGCTCGGCGAGTGCTCGCTGGCGCTGGACTACGCCGAGGTCAACCCGTTCGCCTTCGAGCCGGCCATCGCCCCGCACCTGGCGGCGCGCGAGGTCGGCGTCGAGCTCAACGTCGCCGCTCTGCTGCCGCACGTGCGCCGGGTGCTGGCGCACGGCGCCGACTTCAGCCTGATCGAGGGCGCCGGCGGCTGGCGGGTGCCGCTGGCCGGCGGCGAGAGCCTGGCCGATCTGGCGGTGGCCCTGCAGCTGCCGGTGATCCTGGTGGTCGGCGTGCGCCTGGGCTGCATCAACCATGCGCTGCTGAGCGCCGAGGCCATCGAGCACGACGGTCTGACCCTGGCCGGCTGGGTGGCCAACGTGGTCGATCCGGCCACCTCGCGGCTGGAGGAGAACCTCGCCACCCTGGCCGAGCGCCTGCCGGCGCCCTGCCTCGGCCGCGTGCCGCGCCTGGCGGCGGCGACCCCGGCGACGGTGGCGGCGCACCTCGATCTGGCGCCACTGCTGGGCTGA
- the bioC gene encoding malonyl-ACP O-methyltransferase BioC has protein sequence MSESRIPVAPDKRQVAASFSRAAASYDSVAELQRAVGAELLARLPADFVPQRWLDLGSGTGHFSRALAARFPQASGTALDIAEGMLRHARPLGGATQFVCGDAEHLPLASASQQLIFSSLALQWCADFAAVLGEARRVLAPGGVLAFSSLCVGTLQELQGSWQAVDGFVHVNRFRRIEDYRALCAASGLEVLELATERRVLHYADLRQLTHELKALGAHNLNPGRPGGLTGRARVRALVEAYERFRDAQGLPASWQVVYGVLRKP, from the coding sequence ATGAGCGAGTCCCGGATTCCCGTCGCGCCGGACAAGCGCCAGGTCGCCGCCTCCTTCTCGCGCGCCGCGGCCAGCTACGACAGCGTCGCCGAACTGCAGCGCGCGGTCGGCGCCGAGCTGCTGGCGCGCCTGCCGGCCGATTTCGTGCCGCAACGCTGGCTCGACCTGGGCAGCGGCACCGGCCACTTCAGCCGCGCCTTGGCCGCGCGCTTCCCGCAGGCGAGCGGCACCGCGCTGGACATCGCCGAGGGCATGCTGCGCCACGCCCGCCCGCTCGGTGGCGCGACCCAGTTCGTCTGCGGCGACGCCGAGCACCTGCCGCTGGCCAGCGCCAGCCAGCAGCTGATCTTCTCCAGCCTGGCCCTGCAGTGGTGCGCGGACTTCGCCGCCGTGCTCGGCGAGGCGCGCCGCGTGCTGGCGCCGGGCGGCGTGCTGGCCTTCAGCAGCCTGTGCGTCGGCACCCTGCAGGAGCTGCAGGGCAGCTGGCAGGCGGTGGACGGCTTCGTCCACGTCAACCGCTTCCGCCGCATCGAGGACTACCGGGCGCTGTGCGCCGCCAGCGGCCTGGAAGTGCTCGAACTGGCGACGGAACGCCGCGTGTTGCACTACGCCGACCTGCGCCAGCTGACCCATGAACTCAAGGCGCTCGGCGCGCACAACCTCAACCCCGGCCGCCCCGGCGGCCTCACCGGTCGCGCGCGGGTGCGCGCGCTGGTCGAGGCCTACGAGCGCTTCCGCGACGCCCAGGGCCTGCCGGCCAGCTGGCAGGTGGTGTACGGGGTGCTGCGCAAGCCCTGA